A window from Cryptomeria japonica chromosome 1, Sugi_1.0, whole genome shotgun sequence encodes these proteins:
- the LOC131873912 gene encoding disease resistance protein Roq1-like, with translation MEIYTPYQPPTIKIPFDVTKKFHVFLSFCGKDVRKTFVDHLYESLCVAGLRVFLDSEDFKQGKDIDSTLKMPIETSHIVIPIFSRFYAESPWCLEEASRMIRSNGFIIPLFYDVEPSDVRYPQRNGGMFARAFQNHYTHLDRQDVKTIEEWKKALHQISFCSGWTRKAEFGYEGRLVKKVMKDVLNTFKNTPLDVPVHLVGLQTDIYDLLCSLNLSSWDSTVRVGISGLGGVGKTTLAKAVYNKIHGGFDGCCFVFNIGAAVEKNTRLVDLQRTILRRLVNYHEEISSVDEGKALMRDRLRGVRTLVILDGVDDRSQLQALNGDWFGHGSRIIITSRDQHILNLAEVDSVHKMSGLQQHESRQLFSWHAFSRPFPDSPNEEISTRIAQACCGNPLLLEVIGSHLFDKKESSEIQCWKEILLNIGENPKMSTLLRISYDGLGDIEKEIFLDVACNFVGEKKRHAVIFWEVLYPNKVQTAIKNLLLKMLINISGPQELLHMHDLLQEMGRGIQKEADHNSRLWLPMSTHNALKRDSAERTKMLVYTGQNENEPVVLHNMPSLRYLFLQNTKVLSNIGKLAPNLLWIRIRNCEFLSDIYTWLILRNRLQFDGSWSQIRMFSLELCASLTRTPKTLNNSVNLQCLNLEHSSTIPTIPNSVGNFSQLKQFNLGGCASLTSLPDTVGNLKQLKDLSLGGCTGLKSLPSTVGNLAQLQVLNLYGCRGLRVLPNSVGELEKLQVLNLHGCESLQSLPSKLRMLNFHGAQISDASSIWNLKSTK, from the exons ATGGAAATTTACACTCCATATCAACCTCCCACCATCAAAATCCCCTTCGATGTCACTAAGAAGTTTCATGTGTTTCTCAGCTTTTGTGGAAAAGATGTGAGAAAAACATTTGTCGATCATCTCTACGAATCTCTCTGTGTAGCAGGGCTTCGGGTTTTCCTGGACAGTGAAGACTTTAAGCAGGGCAAAGACATCGATTCCACCTTGAAAATGCCCATTGAAACAAGTCATATTGTCATACCCATATTTTCCAGATTCTATGCAGAGTCACCTTGGTGTCTGGAGGAGGCGTCGCGGATGATTAGATCCAATGGCTTCATCATTCCCCTGTTTTATGATGTGGAGCCCTCTGATGTTCGCTACCCTCAAAGAAATGGAGGTATGTTCGCCCGGGCATTCCAAAATCATTACACCCATTTAGATCGCCAGGATGTAAAGACAATTGAGGAATGGAAgaaggctcttcatcaaatctctttTTGTTCTGGCTGGACAAGGAAAGCAGAATTCGG GTACGAAGGAAGACTAGTGAAAAAAGTTATGAAAGACGTGTTGAATACCTTCAAGAATACTCCGCTGGATGTCCCTGTGCATCTTGTGGGACTCCAAACGGATATCTATGACCTACTTTGCAGTCTAAATCTGAGTTCCTGGGACAGTACAGTCAGAGTGGGAATCAGTGGCTTAGGTGGCGTTGGGAAAACTACCTTAGCGAAGGCTGTCTACAATAAAATTCATGGTGGGTTTGATGGCTGTTGCTTTGTCTTCAACATTGGAGCTGCAGTAGAGAAAAACACCAGACTTGTGGACTTGCAGAGAACAATTTTAAGGAGACTGGTAAATTACCATGAAGAAATTTCAAGTGTTGATGAGGGAAAAGCTCTCATGAGAGATCGATTGCGAGGAGTTCGTACCCTTGTCATATTGGACGGTGTGGATGATAGAAGCCAATTACAAGCGCTGAATGGCGATTGGTTTGGGCATGGTAGTAGAATCATCATTACATCCCGAGACCAGCACATACTAAATCTTGCTGAGGTCGACTCTGTTCACAAAATGAGTGGATTGCAGCAGCATGAAAGTCGCCAGTTGTTTAGCTGGCATGCTTTCTCAAGGCCATTTCCAGATTCCCCTAACGAAGAGATTTCTACAAGAATTGCCCAAGCCTGTTGTGGGAATCCTCTTTTACTAGAAGTCATTGGATCACATTTGTTTGACAAGAAGGAGTCCAGCGAAATTCAATGTTGGAAGGAAATTCTCCTTAACATTGGAGAAAACCCCAAAATGTCTACACTCCTTCGGATCAGTTATGATGGACTTGGTGACATTGAGAAGGAGATATTTCTGGATGTAGCCTGTAACTTTGTAGGTGAGAAGAAAAGACATGCAGTTATTTTCTGGGAAGTTTTATACCCAAATAAAGTTCAAACAGCTATCAAGAATCTTTTGCTGAAAATGCTCATAAACATCAGTGGCCCTCAAGAACTCCTCCATATGCATGACCTTCTGCAGGAAATGGGAAGAGGAATTCAAAAGGAAGCTGACCATAATAGTAGACTGTGGCTTCCTATGAGTACACATAATGCCTTGAAGAGAGACAGCGCAGAGAGAACGAAAATGCTGGTTTACACAGGACAGAATGAAAATGAGCCTGTTGTCCTGCATAACATGCCTTCGCTGCGCTACCTATTTTTGCAAAATACAAAAGTGCTGAGCAACATTGGGAAGCTAGCTCCAAATTTGTTATGGATAAGAATTAGAAATTGCGAATTTCTAAGTGATATATACACATGGTTAATATTAAGAAACAGACTCCAGTTTGATGGCAGTTGGTCTCAAATCAGGATGTTTAGTCTAGAGCTGTGTGCAAGTCTTACCAGAACCCCAAAAACACTTAACAATTCAGTGAATCTTCAGTGCTTGAATTTGGAGCATTCAAGCACTATCCCAACCATCCCAAACTCGGTCGGCAACTTTTCACAACTGAAGCAATTCAATTTGGGCGGCTGTGCAAGTTTAACAAGCCTTCCTGACACTGTGGGCAACTTGAAGCAGCTAAAAGATTTGTCTTTGGGAGGCTGTACAGGTCTCAAAAGCCTTCCCAGCACTGTAGGTAATTTGGCTCAACTACAAGTGCTGAATTTGTATGGATGTAGAGGCCTAAGGGTTCTTCCTAACTCAGTGGGCGAGTTGGAAAAACTCCAAGTGTTGAACTTGCATGGTTGTGAAAGTTTACAAAGCCTTCCTTCCAAGCTTAGGATGTTAAACTTCCATGGTGCTCAGATCTCGGATGCTTCCAGCATATGGAATCTCAAGTCTACAAAATAG